The following are from one region of the Klebsiella aerogenes genome:
- a CDS encoding amidohydrolase: MMISRRSLISSAVATSALMAVSSGRVLAQNTATHATDNTQSLSSSPIVLQNIVIGTASEPTDVLIADGKISRIGHALTAANAQSVDCTGCLLLPSFIDTHVHLDKTRFGAPERLHHIATASVAERAANERKLRVELKHDPYTYGSNLVRQMAAMGTTHLRSHIDIDPLTKLSGVEALMRIREDFKGYMSMEFVAFPQSGIMKSPGVADYMAQALDMGVEYIGGLDPQGFDNDRKGHLDVLFSLAEKTGKPIDIHLHEPGQMGLASIKEIIVRGKALGMKDKITLSHAFSLGQISESELNGVLGDMADLGVRVIGTAPGNVGYPPVEPLLNAGILYAAANDNIQDMWSPWGDGDQLQRARTFAYGANYRADAPLMRPFEMITRIPAQHVNLDNHGLEHLKEGNAANLVVLEASDVPAAVLYTPTRKLVFKDGIIIGRDGQSTIPQKI, from the coding sequence ATGATGATATCCCGGAGATCGCTTATCAGCAGTGCCGTCGCTACCAGCGCGCTGATGGCCGTATCGAGTGGACGCGTGCTTGCGCAAAACACGGCAACACATGCGACTGATAATACGCAGAGCCTGTCTTCGTCGCCGATTGTGTTGCAGAACATTGTTATTGGAACGGCAAGCGAGCCAACGGATGTCCTGATTGCCGACGGTAAAATATCCAGAATCGGTCATGCCTTAACGGCTGCGAACGCACAATCGGTCGATTGCACTGGCTGTCTGCTGCTGCCCTCTTTCATTGACACCCATGTCCACCTCGACAAAACGCGTTTCGGCGCGCCGGAACGTCTACATCACATCGCAACCGCCAGCGTAGCTGAACGGGCGGCCAATGAACGCAAGTTACGCGTTGAGCTTAAACATGATCCCTACACCTATGGCTCCAACCTCGTGCGCCAGATGGCCGCAATGGGAACCACACATCTGCGCAGCCATATCGACATCGACCCGCTGACCAAACTGTCCGGCGTTGAGGCGTTGATGCGCATCCGCGAAGATTTTAAGGGCTACATGAGCATGGAGTTCGTGGCTTTTCCCCAATCAGGGATTATGAAATCGCCGGGCGTTGCTGATTACATGGCTCAGGCGCTGGATATGGGCGTGGAATACATCGGCGGCCTCGATCCGCAAGGTTTTGATAATGACCGCAAAGGACACCTTGACGTCCTCTTTAGCCTGGCGGAAAAAACCGGTAAACCTATCGATATTCATCTGCACGAGCCGGGTCAGATGGGCCTGGCCTCCATCAAAGAGATTATTGTCCGCGGTAAGGCGCTGGGGATGAAGGATAAAATTACCCTCTCGCATGCGTTTTCTCTCGGGCAAATTTCTGAAAGCGAACTCAACGGCGTACTGGGAGATATGGCGGATTTAGGGGTCCGCGTTATCGGCACCGCCCCGGGCAATGTTGGTTACCCACCTGTCGAACCGTTGCTGAATGCCGGCATTCTCTACGCCGCGGCGAACGACAATATTCAGGACATGTGGTCACCCTGGGGAGATGGCGATCAGTTGCAACGCGCGAGAACGTTCGCCTACGGCGCCAATTATCGTGCCGATGCGCCGCTGATGCGGCCCTTTGAAATGATCACCCGCATTCCGGCCCAACACGTTAATCTCGACAACCACGGACTGGAACACCTGAAGGAAGGCAACGCCGCCAACCTGGTGGTGCTGGAAGCCAGCGACGTACCGGCAGCCGTTTTATACACACCGACGCGCAAGCTGGTATTCAAAGAC